GCGTGGCGGCGCAGTTCGGGATCATCGCGACCGGCTTGGAGGCGGCGTGGGTCGGGTACATCATGATCTTCACGTCGAGCACGGTGGTCAGGCCGCCCAGGCCCTGCGCGCCGATGCCCAGCGCGTTGATTTTGTCGCACAGCTCGATGCGCAGTTCTTCGGTCTTGTTTTGCGGGCCGCGCTGCTTCAGTTCGAACATGTCGATGTCGTCCATCAGCACTTCCTTGGCCATCAACATCGCCTTCTCGGCGGTGCCGCCGATGCCGATGCCCAGCATGCCTGGCGGGCACCAGCCGGCGCCCATGGTCGGCACGGTCTTCATGACCCAGTCCACCAGCGAGTCGGACGGGTTGAGCATGACGAACTTCGATTTGTTTTCCGAGCCGCCGCCCTTGGCCGCGACCTTGACGTCGACCGTGTCGCCCTCGACCAGTTCCATGTGCACCACGGCCGGCGTGTTGTCCTTGGTGTTCTTGCGCTCGAACTGCGGGTCGGCGACGATGGACGCGCGCAGCTTGTTGTCGTCGAAGCCGTAAGCGCGGCGCACGCCTTCGTTGACGGCGTCGGTGACGGTGCCGGAAAAGCCCTCGAAGCGCACGCCCATGCCGATTTTCAGGAACACGTTGACGATGCCAGTGTCCTGGCAGATCGGACGCTTGCCCTCGGCGCACATGCGCGAGTTGGTCAGGATTTGCGCGATCGCGTCCTTGGCCGCCGGGCTCTGTTCCGCGTCGTAGGCGCGCGCCAGGTGCTGGATATAGTCGGCCGGGTGGTAATAGCTGATGTACTGGAGGGCTGCGGCGACCGATTCGATCAGGTCTTCCTGCTTGATGACTGTCATGGGATTCTCGCGAGGGTAGTAAGAACGGAGAGAGGCATAAATGCCGTTAAATTAAGGTCAAATTGGCGCGGCTCGCAGAATCGGGGTCTGGTCCTGCGGACCTGACCCCATTTTGATTTCGCCACAACCTTCAGTGTCGTCGGGATTCTCAACATGGGGTCAGGTCCGCAGGACCAGACCCCGGCGATGCGCGCGCTGGGCAAATTTTTCTACGCGTCATTTTACACGCGTCGCGGCGGGCTTGCGGATAAGCGCAATGGCCGGCTCAAAGGTTGGTAAAATCGACACCTTGCAGACACGGCAAGCTCGAATGTAAGCACTCAGTAAGCGAGCATGTCTAATGTGGATAAAAATACTAGGGAGACGATCATGGCCGGAACAGACACCAATCAACAGGACAACCAGGGTTCGGGCGAGAGCCGCGTGTTCGCGCCGCCGGCCGCTTTCAGTGCGAACGCGGCCATTTCCGGCATGCCAGCCTACGAAAAGCTGTGCGCCGAAGCGGCCGCCGATTACGAGGGCTTCTGGGCCAAACTCGCGCGCGAAAACCTCGACTGGCACAAGCCGTTTTCGAGCACGCTCGACGAATCCGACGCGCCGTTCTACAAATGGTTCGGCGACGGCCAGCTCAATGCGTCGTACAACTGCCTCGACCGCAACCTGAAGAACGGCAACGCCAACAAGACCGCGATCATCTTCGAGGCCGACGACGGCCAGGTCACGCGCGCGACGTACCAGGAACTGTACGAGCGCGTGTGCAAATTCGCCAACGGCCTGAAGGCGCGCGGCATCAAGAAGGGCGACCGCGTCATCATCTACATGTCGATGTCGATCGAAGGCGTGGCTGCGATGCAGGCCTGCGCGCGCATCGGCGCGACGCACTCCGTCGTGTTCGGCGGCTTCTCCGCCAAGTCGCTGCAGGAGCGCATCATCGATGCCGGCGCCGTGGCCGTGATCACCGCCGACGAGCAGCTGCGCGGCGGCAAGCCGCTGCCGCTCAAAGCCATCGTGGACGAAGCGCTGGCGCTGGGCGGCTGCGAGAGCATCAAGAACGTCATCGTCTACAAGCGCACGGGCGGCAACATCGCGTTCGCCGAAGGGCGCGACCTGTGGCTGCACGAGCTGGTGGCGAACCAGCCGGCCGAGTGCGAGCCGGAGTGGGTCGGCGCCGAGCACCCGCTGTTCATCCTCTACACGTCCGGCTCGACCGGCACGCCGAAGGGCGTGCAGCATTCGACCGGCGGCTTCCTGCTGTGGGCCGCGCTGACGATGAAGTGGACCTTCGACATCAAGCCGGACGACGTGTTCTGGTGCACCGCCGACATCGGCTGGGTGACCGGCCACAGCTACATCGCCTATGGCCCACTGGCGGTGGGCGCGACCGAGATCGTGTTCGAAGGCGTTCCGACCTATCCGAACGCTGGCCGGTTCTGGGAGACCATCGCCAAGCACAAGGTATCGATCTTCTACACGGCGCCGACGGCGATCCGTTCGCTGATCAAGGCGGCCGACGTGGATCCGAAAGTGCATCCGAAGAACTACGACCTGTCGAGCCTGCGCCTGCTGGGTTCGGTGGGCGAGCCGATCAATCCGGAAGCGTGGATGTGGTACTACAAGAACGTCGGCAACGAGCGCTGCCCGATCGTCGATACCTTCTGGCAGACCGAGACGGGCGGCCACATGATCACGCCGCTGCCGGGCGCGACGCCGATGGTGCCAGGTTCGTGCACCTTGCCGCTGCCGGGCATCATGACGGCGATCGTGGACGAGGCCGGCGCCGACGTGGCGAACGGGCAGGGCGGCATCCTCGTGGTGAAGCGCCCGTGGCCGTCGATGATCCGCACGATCTGGGGCAATCCGGAGCGGTTCAAGACCAGCTACTTCCCGGAAGAACTGGGCGGCAAGTACTACCTGGCCGGCGACGGCGCGATCCGCAACAAGGACACCGGCTACTTCACCATCACCGGGCGCATCGACGACGTGCTGAACGTGTCGGGGCACCGGATGGGCACGATGGAGATCGAGTCGGCGCTGGTGGCCAATCCGCTGGTGGCGGAAGCGGCGGTGGTGGGCAAGCCGGACGAGACGACCGGGGAATCGATCTGCGCGTTCGTCGTGCTGAAGCAGGCGCGGCCGACCGGCGAGGAAGCCAAGAAGCTGGCGCTGGAACTGCGCAACTGGGTGGCCAAGGAGATCGGGCCGATCGCCAAGCCGAAGGAGATCCGCTTCGGCGACAACCTGCCGAAGACGCGTTCGGGCAAGATCATGCGGCGCCTGCTGCGCGTGCTGGCCAAGGGCGAGGCGATTACGCAGGATGTCTCGACGCTGGAAAATCCGGCCATCCTGGAGCAGTTGAAGGAAGCTTCCTGATACCGGCTGGCTGAATGATGCCGTGCCCGCCCCGCGCTTGCCGCCGGGCGGGCATTTTCTTGCGCCATGCGCTCGCAGAACCGACGCCACCAGCCCGTCGTTCCCGCGCAGGCGGGAACCCATGCTGAGTCCGCGTGTCGGCGACGCTGGCGCTGACCGTGCAGCTGTTCCTAATGCCCCACCATGTCCTCGACGCCGATGATGAAGGTGGTGGCATCGCGAATCACCCCCTGCTCACCTTGCTGTTCGACGAGCACCGAGTGCTTGCCGCGGCCGACGACCGGCGGCAGCGCGACAGTGAAGTTCCCGTTCTGGTCGAAGCGCGGCGCGTCCAGCTGGACTGTCCGGCCGTCGATCGACACCGCGATCGGGCGGCGCGGATCGAAGCCCGAGCCGCGCAGCACCACGGTCTGCACGCCGCCAGCCTCGTCGTCTTCGTCCTCGGTCTTCACGTCCACCTTCACGTAGGGTCCCAGCGCAACCTTGCGCGGCAGCTCCTCCACGCTCACCTCGCGGGGGGCGAGAATGACGCCCTTCAGCTGCTGGCCGTCGAGATAGAGTCCCTTGATGTGCGCACCGGCCCGAAGCTGGGCGCGCAGCCCAGCGTCGATGCCCAGCGTGCCGGCGCGCAGTGCCTGGGTCACGCGGAACGGCGGTTCGACCGGCTTGCGCTCGTAAGTGAAGCCGCGGATGGCGCCCTTGTCGAGCACGACTTCGCGCACCGCGCCGGTGCCAGGGTCGAGCACGAAGTCGACAATCTCGCCGCCCGAGGTGATGAAGTAGCCGCACACCGGGCAGACGTCGGGATTGTGGATCTGGCGGAACGGCACCTTCGCGCCCTTCCAGTAAATGGTCGGTTCGGTCAGCACGGCCGTGTCGATGGGCGGGAAAAATCGGGTGGGGCAGGTGTAGGCATGCCTCCACAGACCGCGGCCGTACGATGAAATGACCACCTGGTCGCGTCCCTGGAAGTAAAACGAGGACACGGCCGGGATGAAGTCGGAGTCAAGAATGGTACTCCACGTGGCGCCGCGATCGAACGTCTCCATGATGCCGGCCTGCTGGGTGCCGACCAGAATGTGTCCCCGGCAGTCCGGATCGAAGCCGAAGGACGTGATCTGGGAAAACTGCCCCCAATGGAACTTGAAAACGCCGCCCTGGGTGACAAGGCCGGCCAGGACGGTGTCGTCGGCCCACGTGGCGCCCGCATTCCTGGAGACCTTCACGGTGTCGCTGGTGATGTCGGGGGCGATCAGGAAATTCGAATCGTGGGGATCGACCCCGAACGGGGTGTACCACGCGTACTCGGTTGCGAAGGTGCCGAGACCGCCGATGCCCGCGATATTCGACAGCACCGGCGAACCGCTCGCCAAGGTATCGGCAATGCGCTTGATGCCGACGACCTCGGTGCCATCGGGAGTCGCACCCGACAGCTTGATGGCGGTGTAGAGCACCGGATTGGCGTCCCCCCCAATCCGGGCCTGGTCGCGGACCGCTTCAGGGAAGGCATAGCGGGGTGTCCAGGTCGCGCCGGTGTCGCGGGTGAGCTCGAACACACTGATGTCGGGCAGGCCTGCGATCGCCGTGCCGATCACGTAGTTCCCCGGCCTGATCAAACGCGGATTGCCGACACTCCCGGCTGGCTGCGGAAATGCGGCCTGGGTGAGCAACAAGGGGCTGGAGAGGAAGTTGACGCACGGGCCGCACGTCACCCCATTCAGTTTGGTTTCGGAGGCGGGCAGCGGCGCGCGCCAGATGTTCAGGTAGAACCCTTCGCAGCAGCGGTTGCCCGGCCATGTTGCCCCGCCGTCCCGGGAAGCCCAGATGGCGTTGTCCTGGGTGGCGAAATACAAGTCCGAACTGCTGCGGTCCGGGTGCAACTGGCCGGTTACCTCGGTCACCTGGAGCGCTGCGTAGCCGGCCGGGCCGGCGCCGGCCAGGGTCCAGCTTGCGCCGCGGTCGGCGGTCTTGTGCACGCCGGCGTCCGAGGTGAGCAGCAGCGGGGTACGCCCGTCCGACTCGAAGCCCATGTCGGACGGGTCGCAGTGGTCGATTCTGGCGGTGGTCCACGCAGACAGCGTCGGCGTGGCGCCGTGGGTCACGCTCGCGTTTTCCAGCGTGCAGACGCCGTCCGAAAAATGCAGCGTGTAGTGCGTGCGGTCGGCTGGCCGCGCAATCTTGACGAATGGCGGGCGGCTCATGGCGAGAATGTCTTGCAGGGAGCTCCACGATGCGCCGCCGTCCCACGAGCGGTACAGGGCGGCGTGGCCTATCCAGCGCGCGTTGGGCGTGTCCCACACGCGGTAGTTGAACGACCAGAAGATGTGGGCGGGAGCGAAGGGCGAGACGGCGATCTGGTTGTGCGCGCCAATGAGGATGTTGTCGGGGAGACCCGCGCTCGACCACGACCAGCTGCCTCCCGCGTTGGAGGACACCTTCACGCCGGCGTCGGTGAGGATGACGAGGCGGCTGCTGGTGGGCGCCAGCACGGCGTATGCCTGGTCGTTGTCGTATCCCGGCGCGGCGT
This window of the Massilia sp. R2A-15 genome carries:
- a CDS encoding fumarate hydratase; the encoded protein is MTVIKQEDLIESVAAALQYISYYHPADYIQHLARAYDAEQSPAAKDAIAQILTNSRMCAEGKRPICQDTGIVNVFLKIGMGVRFEGFSGTVTDAVNEGVRRAYGFDDNKLRASIVADPQFERKNTKDNTPAVVHMELVEGDTVDVKVAAKGGGSENKSKFVMLNPSDSLVDWVMKTVPTMGAGWCPPGMLGIGIGGTAEKAMLMAKEVLMDDIDMFELKQRGPQNKTEELRIELCDKINALGIGAQGLGGLTTVLDVKIMMYPTHAASKPVAMIPNCAATRHAHFVLDGSGAAYIEPPALSTWPDVHWTPDTEKSKRVDLDTLTKEEVASWKPGQTLLLNGKMLTGRDAAHKRIQDMLAKGEPLPVDFTNRVIYYVGPVDPVRDEAVGPAGPTTATRMDKFTDMMLEKTGLIAMIGKAERGPAAIESIQKHKSAYLMAVGGAAYLVSKAIKSAKVLGFHDMGMEAIYEFEVTDMPVTVAVDSNGTSVHTTGPKEWAAKIESLSSVGKIPVTVA
- the acs gene encoding acetate--CoA ligase — translated: MAGTDTNQQDNQGSGESRVFAPPAAFSANAAISGMPAYEKLCAEAAADYEGFWAKLARENLDWHKPFSSTLDESDAPFYKWFGDGQLNASYNCLDRNLKNGNANKTAIIFEADDGQVTRATYQELYERVCKFANGLKARGIKKGDRVIIYMSMSIEGVAAMQACARIGATHSVVFGGFSAKSLQERIIDAGAVAVITADEQLRGGKPLPLKAIVDEALALGGCESIKNVIVYKRTGGNIAFAEGRDLWLHELVANQPAECEPEWVGAEHPLFILYTSGSTGTPKGVQHSTGGFLLWAALTMKWTFDIKPDDVFWCTADIGWVTGHSYIAYGPLAVGATEIVFEGVPTYPNAGRFWETIAKHKVSIFYTAPTAIRSLIKAADVDPKVHPKNYDLSSLRLLGSVGEPINPEAWMWYYKNVGNERCPIVDTFWQTETGGHMITPLPGATPMVPGSCTLPLPGIMTAIVDEAGADVANGQGGILVVKRPWPSMIRTIWGNPERFKTSYFPEELGGKYYLAGDGAIRNKDTGYFTITGRIDDVLNVSGHRMGTMEIESALVANPLVAEAAVVGKPDETTGESICAFVVLKQARPTGEEAKKLALELRNWVAKEIGPIAKPKEIRFGDNLPKTRSGKIMRRLLRVLAKGEAITQDVSTLENPAILEQLKEAS
- a CDS encoding sialidase family protein, producing MMARINWRNVFEACVAALLLAGCAAPYQIQPAIPNGGRAVAVSIAPGDATKMVVASASGGIFYSATGGTTWSQTSGNGTFWFNAVKHLPARPGVVLAAASDDTRISSGGGIWRSTDGGANWSRITIATPVPSCASTLSAYGLDAEPARGRAWAATSCGVAYSDDAGATWRFIHAAPGYDNDQAYAVLAPTSSRLVILTDAGVKVSSNAGGSWSWSSAGLPDNILIGAHNQIAVSPFAPAHIFWSFNYRVWDTPNARWIGHAALYRSWDGGASWSSLQDILAMSRPPFVKIARPADRTHYTLHFSDGVCTLENASVTHGATPTLSAWTTARIDHCDPSDMGFESDGRTPLLLTSDAGVHKTADRGASWTLAGAGPAGYAALQVTEVTGQLHPDRSSSDLYFATQDNAIWASRDGGATWPGNRCCEGFYLNIWRAPLPASETKLNGVTCGPCVNFLSSPLLLTQAAFPQPAGSVGNPRLIRPGNYVIGTAIAGLPDISVFELTRDTGATWTPRYAFPEAVRDQARIGGDANPVLYTAIKLSGATPDGTEVVGIKRIADTLASGSPVLSNIAGIGGLGTFATEYAWYTPFGVDPHDSNFLIAPDITSDTVKVSRNAGATWADDTVLAGLVTQGGVFKFHWGQFSQITSFGFDPDCRGHILVGTQQAGIMETFDRGATWSTILDSDFIPAVSSFYFQGRDQVVISSYGRGLWRHAYTCPTRFFPPIDTAVLTEPTIYWKGAKVPFRQIHNPDVCPVCGYFITSGGEIVDFVLDPGTGAVREVVLDKGAIRGFTYERKPVEPPFRVTQALRAGTLGIDAGLRAQLRAGAHIKGLYLDGQQLKGVILAPREVSVEELPRKVALGPYVKVDVKTEDEDDEAGGVQTVVLRGSGFDPRRPIAVSIDGRTVQLDAPRFDQNGNFTVALPPVVGRGKHSVLVEQQGEQGVIRDATTFIIGVEDMVGH